ATTCACTCCCTTTTTTTATTCCACGGAATTTATACATTATCATTCAAGCGATAGAGTCTCGCTAGGGTCATAAACCTCTTTATCAAGGGACAGAGATAAGAATAATCGAaacagaaggagaaaagtaACAGGAAGGAAACCAAGTGACGGCCGGTGGTAGCCAATCTAATGATATACATGAATCGAAGTGAACCGCCGATGGACATCGAGAATATAAAGTTTCCTGCTGTAAAGTAAGGAGCAGATGTAGGTGAGTTAGTAATATTGCTCTTCTTGACCCGAAAAGCCGCTGCGTATTATTATGGCATATACCAAGTCCTGTACGTGATGGGAGAATTTTTGGGTATTGTATGGCCACCATAAGGCGTCAGCGAAAGCGGTCGAACCGGTCAGTCCCCTTAGAATACATACTATGTGCCCGAATTAGTCAGCCTGTTCGTCGCGTTTCAAGATGAGGAATAGCTTACAGGGATGAACAAATATGGAACCTGTCTTTCGTACTCTACCCAGGCTTCGCCGTACTTATTCCGGCAGCGCTGGATGTCACGCAGCGCACGGTGAGTGATCATGCACGCGAAAAAAATAGGATAGAACCAGGGGAATGGACTGCTGAAGCCGGTAATCAAGCCCCAGTTCAAGGCGAAATAAAGATCGCATGTGTAGTGGATTTTACGAGCCTTGCCATCTGTGCCAAAAGTCAGCATGTTTGTCTGGGTGCTCCTTTGACGAGACAAATCACTTACACCATCCATCAACGAGGATCTTGGAACCATCGGCGGCAGTGATGGTCTTGGGGTTCTTGAGGGTCTGCCATGGGAGCTGAGGGAAAGTCTTCCGAGAGACCATGGTACCACGCTCTTGCTGACGAAAACGATTCTTCTGGCTGTTGGTTGTATCCCAGACCCAGTAAACAAACAGATAGGCTGCATACAGGAACACCAGGAAGACACGGTTCCAACGGTAAGTAGCGGGGTCATGGCTGGCAAGGTAGATCGTGCAGTGGCAGTAACTCAAGGGCACGCCGGCTAAGTTCCAGAAGATGAGCATGAAACCCCACTTTTCATAATACATATCCCTAAGACGAATTAGTCTCTGGCTGTGATGGCTATGGCTGAACCAAGAGCATGACATGAGTGAAAGCTTACCAAGTTGACACGATACACTCTTCACCTTTGCAGCAAGCATTAGCGTACAAGAAATGCGCCATGAGGAGGAACCCAACTTCCCCAGAAACATAGCCATAGACCTCGTACTGCCGAGCTGCAGCACcgagagagatgaagaagaggatgaaccAAGGAAGGCGAACTTCGAAGAACATCTTGAAATCAAGAATACCGAACATTCTAGGATTGAGCTCCGCGCCCATGAAGAAATCATAGATATGATACCCGGTCATGCGATGTTGCGCACCACGAGCCAACGCGGAGAAGTATGCGACGAAGGACACCAGGAAGCCAGAGATGATGGCAACGCTCAGAAGAGGCCCGAACTCATCGATGATGGTGTACAGCTTGAAAATCCCGGTAAAATGAAGAACACCAGCAAGAGCAATGCTGGTGTAGAAAGACCAGACACCGGAACAGTAGTAGGGCAGCTGCTTTCCCCCGAGGTGCGGCAGAGCACGGCCCATGACAGTCACACCAGGGAGAAGAACGTAGCATAGGGCctcgaagatgaaga
The DNA window shown above is from Aspergillus fumigatus Af293 chromosome 1, whole genome shotgun sequence and carries:
- the erg4 gene encoding c-24(28) sterol reductase → MTVTRSQTGKTPKKLERPGYVETPGRRVTRSRVVVASETSADDVSDSATEIRGRSKSTTRRRQVKTEEASEGEEKGRANGHINGNTNGHTNGHTNGHTNGHTNGHTNGSTKKPRVIDGWVEGSDPKIDYSGEFEFGGSWGVLSMMIGFPLLMYYMWIGAVYYDGKFPRPSEGQSMSEFLAHMGHLVCEGAYPSLRAWIIYWVFFIFEALCYVLLPGVTVMGRALPHLGGKQLPYYCSGVWSFYTSIALAGVLHFTGIFKLYTIIDEFGPLLSVAIISGFLVSFVAYFSALARGAQHRMTGYHIYDFFMGAELNPRMFGILDFKMFFEVRLPWFILFFISLGAAARQYEVYGYVSGEVGFLLMAHFLYANACCKGEECIVSTWDMYYEKWGFMLIFWNLAGVPLSYCHCTIYLASHDPATYRWNRVFLVFLYAAYLFVYWVWDTTNSQKNRFRQQERGTMVSRKTFPQLPWQTLKNPKTITAADGSKILVDGWYGKARKIHYTCDLYFALNWGLITGFSSPFPWFYPIFFACMITHRALRDIQRCRNKYGEAWVEYERQVPYLFIPYVF